Part of the Cherax quadricarinatus isolate ZL_2023a unplaced genomic scaffold, ASM3850222v1 Contig5770, whole genome shotgun sequence genome, gtggggtctggatattgtaccgtggttgtggctgtggttgtggctgtgcaggttgtggtggtgcaggttgtggcagtgtggggtagggtgaggctggttgttctgctgagtcagccgcgtggctagtagcgtggcccggtgatggtgccacatgggccgtgccaccctcactatcaccaccactgcctcctccctcactgtcaccattcatacccatcgttacaatatcgtcatcttcactatcaggtcgtggtgttgggccacgggatgtgctcccagagtttctccttccccttggaacaacatatgaaacactaccagaccgcatgctacgtcgtacatactggcgcttcactggggaatattcactctcactgtcactagaactgctttcaatgaccttgaaatcactatcactatcactgctatcatcagggtgttgtacacgaccaaatagtttcctctttcgtcctggtacaggcgaaggtgaatgtgaacaagccggcacagcaccagaggtcgaaggttgtgggtcatctgggttttcgtcactatttacgttatcctgggcacttttttcggtaacactcacttgaaaacccttgaattcactgtcactgacattttcatcgctgttagagctatcacttgggaacaaaagacctccaatccgccgaggagtgaggaacttcttaccgagaggcatggtgaaaatggactgacaacatggcgttcccacaatgcaccgctaggtcccagatttttttcacagggtgcacaccgaccactgagacccattctctcccgtgtaggcctaccaggcctttggcgcgcgatttgaagccgctagaatttgtgcgtataaatacgtcagaaacattggctcgtaagacgtatttatacgtcggaaacagtcaaagggttaaaggaggttatttcccctagttggctctgtcacaaactgttttaaaaaacaatcctggatcgtatcaagaaagtcacctgactctaaatttcctgtcaaattgctccagtcaatctgtctatagttgaaatctcccattagcacaacattttcgtatgtagatgccttacgaatttcgtcccatagaagtttactgcactccctaagataaatttatttggatttttaacctggagggttagtcacccaggataaccaaagaaagtcGGTATTCCATAGAGGACTGTCCATTAATCTGgtcctcccaggatgcaacccacactagttGAATAACATCCaggtaatacacctaccatccgacttacgacctgctcgacttacgaccactcgacttacgaccgtgttttttatgccaaatttctgggaaataaacaactatttgtgttgtacacagtgtttatcctaaaccttacagtataaaatacagtactaacaacataaaaagtaaagtaaaacatgaaataccaaaataaaacaataaaataaagtcattacaaaaatgttttgttgatattcagtagtaaagttcgacttacgaccatttcgacttacgaccggtttctcggaaccgaactcagtcgtaagtcggatggtaggtgtacctaCATTCTGCTAGGTAAGctgggacagcaggtataaggaaacttgCCCAAAATTTCACCTGTGCTGGAACTGAGCTGAGGGCACATGAAATACTGTTATTTATAAATGTTGAATATGGCTTGAATTAACCCCTTTTTCACAGGTATTTCTGTGGGGGTGTGTGTCAAATCAATGCACTTTTTTTTAGTAGCTTTATTTACACGTTTTCAGTGCTTATGATGTCACAGTACCAGCAACGGGAAAAGCTCTGATCAAGACGGACATTCAAGTAGAGTTACCTGAGGGTTGTTATGGCAGAGTGGCTCCACGATCTGGGCTGGCATGGAAGAATCACATTGATGTAGCTGGTTAGTAACTCATGTGGCACACTATTTATCTAGATCTCTCTTAGTGCAATAAAATTATTTCTTTGTGGtacaaataatgtagtttacagaATCTGGAAAATACTAAGGAGCATTCAGATTCAAAATACGTAGTTTGTTGAATCCATTTGTATGGAGAATAGTCATACAAGCtgaaaaatatattatatttGATAAAGCACCATAATTTGCTTTTTTGTGCAATATTATTTGTTTGAGTCTTCATTATCCCCAAGATTTTCATTTTTACCCCATTTTGGGTAATTTACCCCAGTTTGCTGACCTCTGTTCTAAATTATCCTAGGTACCATTATAAAACAAATATTTTATCTAAACCTCAGTTTTTACTATCATTTCAGCTGGTGTTATTGATAGAGACTACAGAGGTAATGTTGGCGTAGTTCTCTTCAACCATGCCAAGGTTGAGTTCCAAGTGAAGAAAGGTGACCGCATAGCTCAActcatttgtgaaagaatattttATCCTGAGTTGGAAGAAGTGGAGGTTTGTATTTTAGAGGTTCGTCAGTTCACTAAATTAAAAGATATATACGTATTGGTATTTTGTAAGTTTTTGGTTTATGCATATTTTCAAATAAACCCTAGCTATTTGTATCCTTGAAATTATTGTAACCAAAATGACTAGTGTAAAAAGGAAAATGACTAAACATTACAGCAAATATAAATTACTCATTGTACAAGAAAGTTCATACCAATAAGACAGGTTTAGCAAGTCAGCACAACCTCAATT contains:
- the dUTPase gene encoding deoxyuridine 5'-triphosphate nucleotidohydrolase, mitochondrial encodes the protein MPGELKCVLRFKKLTHNALTPSKGSKFAAGYDLCSAYDVTVPATGKALIKTDIQVELPEGCYGRVAPRSGLAWKNHIDVAAGVIDRDYRGNVGVVLFNHAKVEFQVKKGDRIAQLICERIFYPELEEVEELADTERGEGGFGSTGICKRQ